The Raphanus sativus cultivar WK10039 unplaced genomic scaffold, ASM80110v3 Scaffold0129, whole genome shotgun sequence DNA window cgccacaaagctctgtgaaaggaggctttgataagtcaggttgctcaagagctgcttctcacaacactcaaaagacttagataatagttttgagaaaaaactagaaaaactgcattttcattcataaaattcaagggtgatcaacaaagacaaactaaatgagcttatataggctcgaccttgggacattctaacagtctaaaaatgactaaaggaaagaaataaaatcgaaataaaagtcttggaagcaaaggctttgatggctccatgaaactagcctttagcttgattttgTGCTTTCTTcaaagagatgatcttgtatcttgatatcttcttgaacctggatggtttaaggggataagtgagcttcctgggaatcttcttgatagcttggaaggtgctgaggtcgtgcATAAACTCAGggaaaaagagctgttggagtttgaatgcaagaatctccaaataaggcagcttGGTGTTAATggggatcctcctgatcctatGATGGCTGGTGCATGATATGAACTTGTAGAAATCCTCTTGAATGAATATAATGTCTTCTGGAAGTCTTGGACTGATCTtattgtcttctggtcggagttggtttggttggaaatgatcaaaccgaaagattgtccaatcttgccataaatagctccggtttgatttaagtgactcttcattgaaccaactgatctcctgggctctggtgtagctaaggacttcttcaatacctcctgattggttgaaatgatctcctggacgccaatgtctggtttgaagctgattgaaccggttagcttccaattgaggcagtgtagaactggtttgaccggttttggcaTATTGGGCATAACTCCTAATTTCCGTGGCCacttctcctgatattgggctttctggaaagatgagagatccctcttgaatcctatgattggctttggttcagtccgcttcttcattgggcttgaatctccttcagaagtcgggtactcgcagatggatgggctggggaacctctggtttgtaaaattcataactccttggtcctgtaagcttttctggatattccaattgggctggactccttcATAACTcctttggttgtcgagatatacgccgtggactggacctatgtcgctggtacctccaaagtggccggtttggactgtttggttgacctccggttcagctactggtttgatgaccacatcaggATATCTTACTTatgttattgatccaactttgaggagtctttcgacttcctcattaaccgcagttgcccgttcggggcctagctttcgcctctttttgttttacgggtttatgagttggatcgatgttgaaatcgtgacatgttatgttgattgtgggaaccgaaattcgcactgtcgattttagttaagtttaaacgtaggaaaactaagttaacctagtttccccgaggatccggctatctgctgggccacgcacgacgaagttaatacgagtttagtttgagaataaatgcgtaaaataaagagagcaaaagaaagaatcttattttccgaattcgcggagagcgtttggacaacaggtcgagatctcggccgcaagagctgtcgatcgtcgctagtctcaaaacctagatctaacctagttgagtcgcagctcgctaaaaggaaataaaagcctaagttctaagttgctctagagtggtttctttcttctgatttcggattccccttcctctgctcatagctttgcttatatactcccatatgacggtctattcttgatgggctgagtctgccgcgagctgggctttttccattttcgttggccttcgtgtttatcgggaaagttgacatttatgctttcggaaatttgacatttatcctttcggaaatttaacatttatcttgttatgtgaagataattgtaaatgGGTCGTCCGTtcggtttggtccctttcgggccgtcttccggacttccgttgttttctacgatttctttgaaagaatgctcctacttggatgtcgagtctttcgaagatcttcgatccattgctgaggtgaatggtgttttaagataaccatcactgttttctaagaagtctttctgtccgttgacgtcttacgggttcttcgaaatcttgggcaggaaaaggagttttgtttgcgggatctcggaaagtcgcaaaacaagGATTTCTAGCGACCCGGGGGcttagaacttacgcacgaagactagccgcccgatgaccgagccagcacgggggctagccgcccggcgaccacggccagcacgggcgctagccgccggcggccacgaccagcacgggggctagccgcggccacggccagcacgtgggctagccgcccggcggccacggccagcacgggcgctagccgccggcggccacggccagcacgggcgctagccgccggcggctacggccagcacggggctagccgcccggcggccacggccgcgaccggagtcggctgctcggttccttcggcttgtgcgtgtttttgcgttctttttagttttccgtaggtttttcctcgtgtagaaaacgtttctagccgttgatttcgagatgattaatctcgaacttaatatttttccaaggtttctcgattaacaattagtctctcgaggttgctctaacatctttcatgtttttccgagactttcggacatcgatttcgtcttgaccgattttgaccccaacagttagccccccagctagctaggagccgtagggtttgtaggtcctagcttgcggtatggttcgtgaggaaagtatggagacgaaatcgtgtcgaaggtcggggtgaatagtcaaatccttgcctataaagacttgtgaattctttaccattcttatttcacccaagaatcttaagttaatctctctcttgcaaattctctctctacctttaagaaaagaatgacttcaagatcaaaatcctcgaggaggcagtctcactcgtcttcggatagtttccatgccgaggaggaagttccgaaaccgaggttccagagattgacaggagcgcgtattgcgacgccgtcttcggttctgatgctccccttcccgtgatcccgattccccggcgacctctgaggacgcgtaaggaaactgactcgccgagcgaagtatcccctgaatatctcggaactcttcgagagttttatgaggttccgaagggagtcatgtttcgcattcctcgtgggaatgagagttcggagcatcctccgaagggttactttacttgctacgaggcgttcctgacgcaatgccgactgtggttcccaatccctggggtcattgttcaggctctcgaccgtttcggaatcgtaatcagccagctgaacgtgccggctttggaaagctggcttggcgttgtgattttgagttacgagttagggatggaccttagccctgctgacttcgaagggttgtggaactccaagacgacgagcatcaatggagtatactccatgaaggcgaggaccaatttttcggtaatccatggagtcacctcgcacgccaaggattacgttgaccgtttctttttcgtgaggatagatggagagtctgtcgaggaaggctttctccacctattcccgacggactggttgtaccaacgaggtaagattgtcgcatcccctttcttagaatccgaaaagcgagtactgaacgtgtgtgttttttttttttcagagaacaggtgtctcgcgcatgttccttccgatctttcgaccaagagagacatttttaggacaatgccttgttcctggaactcctttactcttgaccggattcgaggggcggtcgcgcttcaccgatcgcgaggcggtacgcggccctgtgtcaatgatagatcctacgtttttgccccttcaaggcggaggcggagatctcggaaggataaagggattgctttcgaggcctcgtcgggaaatggtgagctgccgagatacgatcctgacttcactacagagaatcagggtgttcctcccccgggtgacttctttgatgaactccctccggcgttttcccgtgacgagtctttggacaacgaggagagggacaaggtgactgcggagggtgctcgcttggtcaacgaggtttgttttcgaaacttgagtaaatccccttttctttttatttgacctcgacttctttgcaggccgtgagagtgtggaacgcatcgatcgatggaagtttccgtactgcccggctggcccgtttcaaagcggaggaaacggaaagggaattcgccaagtatcggttggaggtggaggagcaaaaacgccggcaagccgaggtccaggctcgagccctcgttcgtgcggaaaggagcgggcggagaagagctgccgccgagctgaaccgaagggccgaaattttctctaccgaattcgaagcgtacaaagaggctcaggactttgtaggcgattttcgcgagtgtcgtggttcggtcggtactctacacaagatgcagcgtgagggtttctctctttccggcgaacttgccgcgatggatggctcgatgagaatatgcgctaacgccgaatcctttgttcctccgatcgaagggagaattcgagagttgtggaatcctatccaagtctcggaagatacggcggatgtaggcgcgggtttgaatgcaggcgacgggggtgaagaggtcgaccagcccgactcctcgtttggaatatctctaaccgattgttatgcattcgattataatttgtgataggccaagtgtggctgtttgtatgtatgtgttgcgacccttaggaggtcgcgtgactttgtgtttctcgggattggccgttggtggcttttgaatccctgctatgaatgcttttatgaattctgcgttttgatttatactttcgtcaagtgtagagggtttgaatacgtgcagtcacttcgtattcaatctcttttttttgtcgcttgatccgtaggttactttgtagcgaacgttaggtttgtaagcgataagaggcaaattttggaatctcgtattctggatacttatgcctatgagatgtcttagataccagcaaggccgggtttagggcaagacctaggtctactttcggactgaagctgtgcgatgacaaatcggctttcgttttgcctgtttgcgatttcgacctgactcgtaccgttttagaatctgcgaagtgcttatcggcttatatgattcgtttggatacgagtcgagctacttcctttacgaagagctaaccaaaatttggatttttttgtatagcgcgctatggtatccttgtcggatgcaagaggacttcgttagaagccagactacgaatttgattgagtgaaacgtttctatgtttttccgtcggggccaatcgacggaaatgaactttagagtcgcggacagactgtttgatagagttttttagagtcgcggatggactgtttggaggagaatggagaatcaagacttttcgggaactaacgacgtctcgcgttcctcaaagatatgattttcgttttccgtaatgtttatgcgttgagtaagcatttgaattaaagactttataatgtagagtacatgtgaaaagtatttttgcgggagtacaaggatgtttgtccccatcttccccccccctttttggtgagggggatagctgaactcgtcgggttgcgacgagctgcctacgtacctcttgcgaggatcaagccatctcgtagttctgtttctatcgcggttgctattactccacgatttccggcgccttgactgtttcagctaagtcggtggtcgcgttgggagttaggtcatccgttctttcggcgatggactcgaggattttcccgctatcctgagttgtggcctgttcggacaaatccgcgctgttctttgctgagttctcggagatactcagatgcttcttagttcgcttcgggttagctactggggcgttccgattgctgcgcaatttatgttcggccaggaagcagagtcgcgactgtttttggcttccccagattaccgctgttccagtcggtgttggaaacttgacgctgagatggtaagtggacgggactgccttcatggcgtttatccaaggagttcccattatggcgttatagatagccgggttatccactaccgcgaattcgacgatcttcgtgacttctttagccatgaccgggagtctgatttttccgagggtcatggacgtgacgcccgagaatccagtcaacggtcttggttctgggatgacttctccgaggggtatgttcatcctctgcagagtgtcgcggaacatgatgttgaccgtgcttcctgtgtcgatgaggatgcggccgacttcgagatcctgaatcaccaagtcgatgaccagaggatcgtagtggggtttatcgagtccggccgtatcctgttcctcgaagatgattgcgtgattgggaacgtcgtcctctggacaccatccggggcttgtttcggccctccgtccgtaggctttgatcgacgaaacggagtcctggtaaaaatgcgatcctccgatgatcatgttgatcctttggcggttgttgttgtttccttcgccgtcttgtctccgtccgcgtttttcgcccgattgagttccaggagcgttattctcgggattggctccgtcggtcttcggcggacggtcagaatctaggagcaggtctttcacgctcctgaccgttgctagttcgccggcaagcagcttcgtaatgagtctagcgccgaggactttgcagttggcggtggagtgacctctcgtctgatggaactcgcagctggaattgtccttgtacgagttccgcgtccaagtgtttccggcggtccttccttgttcggaattgacggcgtagttatgttcgccttggacgtcttccccttcgtgatggacgtacttgtcgttacgagaggttttcttcttgccggacgctttctgcggtccatgcttttgcgctaggactttcatctcttcttccattatgatgaaatccgtcgctttgtggagagtgtcctggatggtgcgtggcctctccaaagaaatccactttcggaatttcgatttgtaccagaggttttttctcagggcgtcgatggcgactctgtcgctgaggcctgttaccctggacatcacgagtttgaacctccttatgtagtcgcggagcggttcatcttccttttgaattagactccaaaggtctacgtcggaagtttccctgtccatgaacatggagaattgcttcagaaaagctgaagcaagctggcggaaacttccgatggagtttcttttcaagtgtgagaaccactcgagcgcagcacctctgaggttctcgacgaataggagacagcagccgacgtcctttttCCCGCTCTGGAAGTTTAGATCTCGCCATCGCAATCGggaaggactgcagatgtgccttcggatctgtggttccgtcgtaggtgggaagctttattttcccgggatctgagactcgtgcgtccgtgattcgagaggtgaatggagtctttctcgattcctcgaggagcaggtcgatctcgggggctttgctggttgcgtggtgaatctgcgattttaccgctttaaATTTGCGCGCAAATCATGaatctcgttggcgccgttcgcgctcctttgtctacgttggctgcgataggcccgagtctggtcttcagccaacctctcttgctctgaccagtagaggtcttcttcctcttctgtcatgggtttttcgaaggctgccgccagtcgagctgactgacttcgggtccttctgtggtggatgtcggcgtcttcgtcggacggatccgattgatcgctgatgtccagattgattctttcgacgtcgtctccttcgctttcccttgcgggaggtgggaggttatccgtcgttttcttctgcctcaccggagtggtatcgtcagggatgagttccagggattttctcggggcatctttttcttggtctccggcagttccgaagtcgagcctcctgacacgccttacctcggtggatccgcgcgggagtttgcttttcgctgttaaggtattgacctgtttagcgagtgaagccattagtttctcttgttcttccgaccgtttttgggcggtggcgaacagttccttcacctggtccagcatcgcggtgtttgcctcggcagtgaccgtcgatacgtttccggcaggagtcttctcagcgttggcatcggcggctggtccgtcgtgcgtttgcttgtctttttccacGTTAGCGGACATGCTTAACTgcgcgtgcgtagttgcgagaaagataaatccgtgtatcccctccttctagcgccaaactgtgggaaccgaaattcgcactgtcgattttagttaagtttaaacgtaggaaaacaaagttgacctagttttccccgaggatcccggctatctgatgggccacgcacgacgaagttaatacgagtttagtttgagaataaatgcgtaaaataaagagagcaaaagaaagaatcttatttccgaattcgcggagagcgtttgaacaacaggtcgagatctcggccgcaagagctatCGATCGttgctagtctcaaaacctagatctaacatagttgagtcgcagctcgctaaaaaggaaataaaagcctaagttctaagttgctctagagtggtttctttcttctgatttcggatcccccttcctctgctcctagctttgcttatatactcccatatgacggtctattcttgatgggctgagtctgccgcgagctgggctttttccatttttgtcggccttcgtgtttatcgggaaagttgacaattatcctttcggaaatttgacatttatcctttcggaaatttaacatttgtcttgttatgtgaagataattgtaaaccgtcgtatctatcttttagaaaatcgtaaatgggtcgtccgatcgggtttggtccctttcgggccgtcttcctgacttccgttgttttctacgatttctttgaaagaatgctcctacttggatgtcgagtatttcggaagatcttcaatccattgctgaggtgaatggtgttttaagataaccatcactgttttctacgaagtctttctgtccgttgacgtcttacgggttcttcaaaatcttggagcaggaaaaggagttttgtttgcgggatgtcggaaagtcgcaaaacaagGATTTCTGGCGACCAGGGGGcttagaacttacgcacgaagactagccgcccgacgacccgagccagcacgggggctagccgcccggcgaccacggccagcacgggcgctagccgccggcggccacggccagcacgggggctagccgcccggcggccacggcaagcacgggcgctagccgcccggcggcaaCGGcctgtaagacccaaacctggatcccatgatccaaccagtccaagtACTTACCTAAATGTCTATGTGCAATTCAACCGGTTTAAGTCCAATAATGTCTAAGTCATTTTCAGTTCATTTGAGGTTTATAAACACAAGTAAAAAGCGGAAGCATAAAGAaaagatcatttcatatatataagtcaatgtgatccatacaaatcattcaatccacacaagttgcacaataggctatcataagttcatctagactagacacacatcacacatccatccacggccaagtcttcaagactccttagctttaccacgatcactgcttgttcctgaaaccaaacccacaacacatgaatacatTTATGAACCGATATCCTAACAACAATACTAGTaatacatggttccggaccctagatcacatctaagTCCCAATTCTGACCACACCAATTACTCggccaaaaactaaataaaattcatgataaatcctgataaatccaaactaagagaatggtcaattggattcctcagaaccggcctcaatCATATCGatcttgaccatgaaccgccaaccggccaaacTGAACCATCTCCAATTTCCATGATATAAATTGAATCtaacactttgataattcattaaaaatcccaactaagagattacaatcgccaaaccccaataattcccttgggaaccatgagatcggaccatacctccccaaccaaggccatggagagattacactgaccaatccaagcCTTGGGGGTTTGTCCGCGGGTTTAAACCCTCAGACTACATCAGAATATAGTAGAA harbors:
- the LOC130501217 gene encoding uncharacterized protein LOC130501217; the encoded protein is MFRIPRGNESSEHPPKGYFTCYEAFLTQCRLWFPIPGVIVQALDRFGIVISQLNVPALESWLGVVILSYELGMDLSPADFEGLWNSKTTSINGVYSMKARTNFSVIHGVTSHAKDYVDRFFFVRIDGESVEEGFLHLFPTDWLYQRGKIVASPFLESEKRVLNVCVFFFSENRCLAHVPSDLSTKRDIFRTMPCSWNSFTLDRIRGAVALHRSRGGTRPCVNDRSYVFAPSRRRRRSRKDKGIAFEASSGNGELPRYDPDFTTENQGVPPPGDFFDELPPAFSRDESLDNEERDKVTAEGARLVNEAVRVWNASIDGSFRTARLARFKAEETEREFAKYRLEVEEQKRRQAEVQARALVRAERSGRRRAAAELNRRAEIFSTEFEAYKEAQDFVGDFRECRGSVGTLHKMQREGFSLSGELAAMDGSMRICANAESFVPPIEGRIRELWNPIQVSEDTADVGAGLNAGDGGEEVDQPDSSFGISLTDCYAFDYNL